A genomic region of Mesorhizobium sp. NZP2077 contains the following coding sequences:
- a CDS encoding EAL domain-containing protein, with protein sequence MLTVYNCIVNQHDLRLVALAALICGISCFSAVSLLHHISRSTDRNRLAWLMIAATSTGFGIWATHFIAMLAFTPGIPSAYDPWLSVLSLAASVTLTAAGMWIATLRDEFDYHLVGGAVLGGGIAAMHYIGMAAFEVQGRIEWNLLMVAASLLAGVTLGALALRVVLRRPSRVATSVGAVLLTLAICTLHFIGMGAVSIFPDSSIVISEYTIEPTSQAFAAAAATLVILVLSASALWIDLRFRRQKLEVDRMHGLANAAVEGLIVCDGNRIVSANDSMGMLTGTLAAALNGMELGELFDGHTATDAASLEGQPREAELRNRDGTRIPVELIARSIDYCGKPHNVIAVRDIRERKKAEQEILRLAHFDPLTGLANRRSFSSRLDMEIASMKRTANADKGVKGRHLALLLFDLDRFKEVNDLYGHGAGDAMLQKVASCAAGVLRHGQMLARLGGDEFAIIAPNLPDPQAAGRIAGSLLAAMREENRAAVGGGLVSASIGIAIYPLDAEDQTSLISHADTALYRAKIEGRDTFRYFEASMGAEARDKRVMEHELRQAVVRGEFYLVYQPQKEISSGRMVGFEALIRWRHPERGDVSPAIFIPVAEDSGAIGQIGDWVLDAACAEAARWENPLTVAVNVSAVQLHNHNFSRKVHETLLRTGLAPTRLELEITETALVKDMPRALASLRQVKALGVRVAMDDFGTGYSSLSNLRAFPFDKIKIDSSFIKAVDTNGQVAAIVRAVLGLGRGLGLPVLAEGVETLGELKFLDAEACEIGQGYYLGKPAPIEAFDDLTGHGKRAPVRADRQDGSLVLLKPSVRSA encoded by the coding sequence ATGTTGACGGTCTACAATTGTATCGTGAACCAGCACGATCTGAGACTGGTCGCACTCGCCGCGCTGATCTGCGGAATTTCCTGTTTCTCTGCTGTCAGCCTGCTTCATCACATCAGCCGCTCGACAGACCGGAACCGGCTTGCCTGGCTGATGATTGCGGCCACCTCGACCGGCTTCGGCATCTGGGCAACGCATTTCATCGCCATGCTTGCGTTCACACCGGGCATACCCAGTGCCTACGATCCGTGGCTCTCCGTGCTCTCGCTCGCCGCCTCGGTCACGCTGACGGCGGCCGGCATGTGGATCGCCACCTTGCGCGACGAGTTCGACTATCATCTCGTCGGCGGCGCCGTTCTGGGCGGCGGCATCGCGGCCATGCACTACATCGGCATGGCGGCATTCGAGGTCCAGGGCCGCATCGAATGGAACCTGTTGATGGTCGCCGCTTCCCTGCTGGCCGGCGTGACACTCGGGGCGCTGGCGCTGCGTGTCGTGCTGCGCCGCCCCTCCCGGGTGGCGACGTCCGTCGGCGCGGTGCTACTGACGCTGGCGATCTGCACCTTGCATTTCATCGGCATGGGTGCCGTCTCGATCTTTCCCGATTCCTCGATCGTCATATCCGAATACACGATCGAGCCGACCTCGCAGGCTTTCGCGGCCGCGGCCGCCACGCTGGTGATCCTGGTGCTGTCGGCATCGGCGCTGTGGATCGATTTGCGCTTCCGTCGCCAGAAGCTCGAGGTCGATCGCATGCACGGCCTGGCCAATGCCGCCGTGGAGGGCCTGATCGTCTGCGACGGCAATCGCATCGTCAGCGCCAATGACAGCATGGGCATGCTGACCGGCACGCTGGCAGCAGCGCTGAACGGCATGGAACTCGGCGAGCTCTTCGACGGACACACCGCAACAGACGCGGCCAGCCTGGAAGGCCAGCCACGGGAGGCGGAGTTGAGGAACCGCGACGGAACGCGAATTCCCGTCGAGCTGATCGCCCGAAGCATCGACTATTGCGGCAAGCCCCACAACGTCATCGCCGTCCGCGACATCCGTGAACGCAAGAAGGCGGAGCAGGAGATCCTCCGCCTCGCCCATTTCGACCCGCTGACAGGACTTGCCAACCGCCGCTCCTTTTCCAGCCGTCTCGACATGGAAATCGCATCCATGAAACGGACCGCCAATGCCGACAAGGGCGTGAAAGGCCGGCATCTTGCGCTCCTGTTGTTCGACCTCGACCGCTTCAAGGAGGTGAACGACCTTTACGGACATGGCGCCGGCGATGCGATGCTGCAGAAAGTGGCAAGCTGCGCAGCCGGCGTTCTGCGCCACGGACAGATGCTTGCCCGCCTCGGCGGCGACGAGTTCGCCATCATCGCTCCCAACCTGCCCGACCCGCAGGCGGCGGGCCGCATCGCAGGCTCACTGCTCGCCGCCATGCGCGAGGAGAACCGGGCCGCGGTTGGCGGCGGGCTGGTCTCGGCCAGCATCGGCATCGCGATCTATCCGCTCGATGCCGAAGACCAGACCAGCCTGATCAGCCATGCCGACACGGCACTCTACCGCGCCAAGATCGAAGGCCGGGACACTTTCCGCTATTTCGAGGCGTCGATGGGCGCCGAGGCCCGCGACAAGCGCGTGATGGAGCACGAATTGCGCCAGGCCGTCGTGCGTGGCGAATTCTACCTCGTCTACCAGCCGCAGAAGGAGATCAGTAGCGGCAGGATGGTTGGCTTCGAAGCCCTGATCCGCTGGCGCCATCCCGAGCGCGGTGATGTTTCGCCGGCAATATTCATCCCGGTGGCCGAGGACAGCGGCGCCATCGGCCAGATCGGCGACTGGGTGCTCGACGCGGCCTGCGCGGAAGCCGCCCGCTGGGAAAATCCGCTGACGGTCGCCGTCAACGTCTCCGCAGTCCAGCTTCACAATCACAATTTCAGCCGCAAGGTGCACGAGACGCTGCTGAGGACAGGGCTTGCCCCGACAAGACTGGAACTCGAGATCACCGAAACTGCGCTGGTGAAGGACATGCCGCGCGCGCTGGCAAGCCTGCGGCAGGTCAAGGCGCTGGGCGTGCGCGTCGCCATGGACGATTTCGGAACCGGCTATTCCTCTCTCTCCAACCTGCGCGCTTTCCCCTTCGACAAGATCAAGATCGACTCCTCCTTCATCAAGGCGGTCGATACCAACGGCCAGGTGGCGGCAATCGTGCGAGCCGTGCTGGGGTTGGGGCGCGGCCTTGGCCTGCCGGTTCTTGCCGAAGGCGTCGAGACGCTTGGCGAGCTGAAGTTCCTGGATGCGGAAGCCTGTGAGATCGGCCAGGGCTACTATCTCGGCAAACCGGCGCCGATCGAGGCGTTCGACGACCTGACCGGCCACGGCAAGCGCGCTCCGGTGCGCGCCGACCGCCAGGATGGCAGTCTCGTATTGCTCAAGCCAAGCGTGCGCTCGGCCTAA
- a CDS encoding extracellular solute-binding protein, producing MTMIKRGFVALAAGALSTALAMPAFAEPVKFDFWFGLSGDLARVVDTMCKNFNASQTDYEVVCTSQGNYDATLQNTIAAFRAGKQPAIVQVYDVGTATMMLSGAYKPADKLMEENGYKIDYADYFPGIARYYATSKGEMLSFPFNSSTALMYWNKDAFAKIGKTEAPKTWEDVGADLKAMKDAGYECPMAINISANESWQLMEQFSAIHNQPIATKNNGYDGLDARLEVNKTKFVQYVTDLKKWYDAGLIKIKSKDLGQDMVQAFASGTCQVILTSVGDHGTVGRTQKEGMKWDVAELPVYAGTERKNSLVGGASLWVLSGKSDAEYKGAAAFLNFIHDPKTALFWSTNTGYIPVTKSGFDYMKGQGFYDKAPYKGRETAIASLTASEPTEITRGIRLGNFTQIRAEFGTQMQAIFANKVSVQEGLDTLVKNGDAILERFQQTYPGKTLP from the coding sequence ATGACTATGATCAAGCGGGGCTTCGTTGCCCTCGCCGCTGGTGCGCTCAGCACCGCGCTGGCGATGCCTGCCTTTGCGGAACCGGTAAAATTCGATTTCTGGTTCGGCCTTTCGGGCGACCTCGCCCGTGTCGTCGACACGATGTGCAAGAACTTCAACGCCTCACAGACCGACTATGAAGTCGTCTGCACCAGCCAGGGCAACTACGACGCTACGCTGCAGAATACCATTGCGGCCTTCCGCGCCGGCAAGCAGCCCGCCATCGTCCAGGTCTATGACGTCGGCACCGCCACCATGATGCTGTCGGGCGCCTACAAGCCCGCCGACAAGCTGATGGAAGAAAACGGCTACAAGATCGACTACGCCGACTATTTCCCCGGTATCGCGCGCTATTACGCCACGTCGAAGGGCGAGATGCTGTCTTTCCCGTTCAATTCGTCGACCGCGCTGATGTACTGGAACAAGGATGCCTTCGCCAAGATCGGCAAGACCGAAGCGCCAAAGACCTGGGAAGATGTCGGCGCCGACCTCAAGGCCATGAAGGATGCCGGCTATGAGTGCCCGATGGCCATCAACATCTCGGCCAATGAAAGCTGGCAGCTGATGGAGCAGTTCTCGGCCATCCACAACCAGCCGATAGCCACCAAGAACAACGGCTATGACGGCCTCGACGCCCGCCTCGAAGTCAACAAGACCAAGTTCGTCCAGTACGTCACCGATCTGAAGAAGTGGTATGACGCCGGTCTCATCAAGATCAAATCCAAGGACCTCGGCCAGGACATGGTCCAGGCCTTCGCCTCGGGCACCTGTCAGGTCATCCTGACCTCGGTCGGCGACCACGGTACCGTCGGCAGGACCCAGAAGGAAGGCATGAAGTGGGATGTCGCCGAGCTGCCGGTCTATGCCGGCACCGAGCGCAAGAATTCGCTCGTCGGCGGCGCTTCTTTGTGGGTCCTCTCCGGCAAGTCGGATGCGGAATACAAGGGCGCGGCCGCGTTCCTCAACTTCATCCACGACCCCAAGACGGCTCTGTTCTGGTCGACCAACACCGGCTACATCCCGGTGACCAAGTCGGGCTTCGACTACATGAAGGGCCAGGGGTTCTACGACAAGGCACCCTACAAGGGCCGTGAAACCGCGATCGCCAGCCTGACCGCGTCCGAGCCGACCGAAATCACTCGCGGCATCCGGCTGGGCAACTTCACCCAGATCCGCGCCGAGTTCGGAACGCAGATGCAGGCGATCTTCGCCAACAAGGTCAGCGTCCAGGAAGGCCTCGACACGCTGGTCAAGAATGGCGACGCCATCCTTGAGCGCTTCCAGCAGACCTATCCGGGCAAGACCCTGCCCTGA
- a CDS encoding ABC transporter permease subunit, whose product MEKRVTFSSWTIGILFAVPQLLLIFTFFYWPAGQAVYWSLTLQQPWGGGNIWVGLDNFRSILANADYWNSITASLVFAGISTGLAMFIALVLAALTDRQLAGSRLYRVVLIWPYGIAAPALALAFRFILAPEAGFLSVINRMWPGIWDPGLDGADAMASIIVAFSWKYVGYNFIFFMAAFQAIPRSLIEAAAMDGSGVIRRFWDIQFPLITPTIFFLLVINITESFQDSFGIVDIMTSGGPANSTNLMVYKIYSDGFKGLDYSGAAAQSIILMMLIIVLTIFQFRFIERRVHYG is encoded by the coding sequence ATGGAAAAACGCGTCACTTTCAGCAGTTGGACGATCGGCATCCTTTTCGCGGTGCCGCAACTCCTCCTGATCTTCACGTTCTTCTACTGGCCGGCCGGCCAGGCGGTATACTGGTCGCTGACGCTGCAGCAGCCCTGGGGCGGCGGCAACATCTGGGTCGGGCTCGACAATTTCCGCTCGATCCTGGCCAACGCCGACTACTGGAACTCGATTACGGCCAGCCTCGTCTTTGCCGGCATCAGCACGGGGCTTGCGATGTTCATCGCGCTCGTGCTCGCCGCCTTGACCGATCGGCAGCTCGCCGGCTCGCGCCTCTATCGCGTGGTGCTGATCTGGCCCTACGGCATCGCCGCACCGGCGCTGGCGCTGGCGTTCCGCTTCATTCTGGCGCCGGAGGCGGGGTTCCTTTCCGTCATCAACCGGATGTGGCCGGGGATCTGGGATCCGGGTCTCGATGGCGCGGATGCCATGGCGTCGATCATCGTCGCCTTCTCGTGGAAGTATGTCGGCTACAACTTCATTTTCTTCATGGCCGCGTTCCAGGCCATACCCCGCTCGCTGATCGAGGCCGCCGCAATGGATGGTTCGGGCGTCATCAGGCGTTTCTGGGACATCCAGTTCCCGCTGATCACGCCAACGATCTTCTTCCTTTTGGTCATCAACATCACCGAAAGCTTCCAGGATTCCTTCGGCATCGTCGACATCATGACATCAGGCGGCCCGGCGAACTCGACCAATCTGATGGTCTACAAGATTTATTCCGACGGCTTTAAAGGTTTGGATTATTCGGGTGCCGCTGCGCAGAGCATCATCCTGATGATGCTCATTATCGTGCTCACCATCTTCCAGTTCCGCTTCATCGAGCGGCGGGTGCATTACGGGTGA
- a CDS encoding ABC transporter permease subunit, protein MVERTPFLNFFTHLILFVGFVFCIAPFVVVVIAASHNLRDVNDVPMSLLPGSDFWVNIKTAWVTADLGPKLLNSFIVAGGVAAGKVIISALTAFSIVYFRFPGRMFIFWLIFVTLMLPLEVRIVPTYAVVANVLSPYQTILDVTGLSWLIEKVSGVQVSLSLGLLNSYPGLILPLVATATGTFLYRQFFLTVPDELTEASRMDGAGPLRFFIDVLLPLSRNNMAALGTIMFLWAWNQYLWPLLITTDQSHAMAVTELKQLIPNVGGTPEWHIAMAGTLIVMLPPLLVVVLMQRWIVRGLIATEK, encoded by the coding sequence ATGGTAGAGCGCACCCCATTCCTCAATTTCTTCACGCATCTGATCCTGTTCGTCGGCTTCGTCTTCTGCATCGCGCCGTTCGTGGTCGTGGTGATTGCGGCGTCGCACAACCTGCGGGATGTCAACGATGTGCCGATGTCGCTGCTGCCGGGCAGCGACTTCTGGGTCAACATCAAGACGGCGTGGGTGACGGCCGATCTCGGCCCCAAGCTGCTCAACAGCTTCATCGTCGCCGGCGGCGTGGCGGCGGGCAAAGTGATCATTTCGGCGCTCACCGCCTTCTCGATCGTCTATTTCCGCTTTCCCGGCCGGATGTTCATCTTCTGGCTGATCTTCGTCACCCTGATGCTGCCGCTGGAAGTTCGCATCGTGCCGACCTACGCGGTCGTCGCCAACGTGCTGTCGCCCTATCAGACCATCCTCGACGTGACTGGCTTGAGCTGGCTGATCGAGAAGGTGTCAGGCGTGCAGGTCTCGCTCAGCCTCGGGCTGCTCAATTCCTACCCCGGCCTGATACTGCCGCTGGTCGCCACCGCCACCGGGACGTTCCTGTACCGGCAGTTCTTCCTGACGGTGCCGGATGAGCTCACCGAGGCGTCGCGTATGGATGGTGCAGGACCGCTGCGTTTCTTCATCGACGTGCTTTTGCCGCTGTCGCGCAACAACATGGCCGCGCTCGGAACCATCATGTTCCTGTGGGCCTGGAATCAGTATCTGTGGCCCCTGCTCATTACCACTGACCAGTCGCATGCGATGGCGGTGACCGAACTCAAACAGCTGATCCCTAATGTCGGCGGCACTCCGGAATGGCACATTGCCATGGCCGGCACGCTAATCGTGATGCTGCCGCCGCTGCTTGTCGTGGTGCTCATGCAACGCTGGATCGTGCGTGGCCTGATCGCCACCGAGAAATAA
- a CDS encoding sn-glycerol-3-phosphate import ATP-binding protein UgpC, with translation MASITIRGVKKNYAKTQVVHGVDLDFASGEFVVILGPSGCGKSTLLRMIAGLEDISGGTISIDGIVVNKLEPRERGCAMVFQNYALYPHMSVGQNIGYSLKVAGVPAAERTQRIQSVARTLELEHLLDRKPMALSGGQRQRVAMGRAMIREPKVFLFDEPLSNLDAKLRVQMRSEIRKLHRRLNATSVFVTHDQVEAMTLADRLVIMNGGKVEQVGTPGEIYTRPASRFVATFVGAPAMNILEGTVDLDGLSLLGGSRRLAMTRTGLPVGTKVAMGIRPEAVRLAAPGTTGAIDATVDLVEELGAGRVIYVDLDGAPFSVMTSEAIHPEPGSTVGLKISPEDMHFFSSETGSRLDVFKASVPEPAL, from the coding sequence ATGGCCTCCATCACCATTCGCGGCGTCAAGAAGAATTACGCTAAGACGCAGGTCGTGCACGGCGTCGACCTCGACTTCGCCTCGGGGGAATTCGTCGTCATCCTGGGGCCGTCCGGCTGCGGCAAGTCCACGCTGCTGCGCATGATCGCCGGGCTGGAAGACATTTCCGGCGGCACGATCTCGATCGACGGCATCGTCGTCAACAAGCTGGAACCACGCGAGCGCGGATGCGCCATGGTGTTCCAGAACTACGCGCTCTATCCGCATATGAGCGTGGGGCAGAACATAGGCTATTCGCTCAAGGTCGCCGGTGTTCCCGCCGCTGAACGCACACAGCGCATCCAGTCGGTCGCCCGCACGCTCGAACTCGAACATCTGCTCGACCGCAAGCCGATGGCGCTTTCCGGCGGCCAGAGGCAACGCGTCGCCATGGGCCGGGCGATGATCCGCGAGCCGAAAGTGTTCCTGTTCGACGAGCCGCTGTCCAATCTCGACGCCAAGCTGCGCGTCCAGATGCGCTCGGAAATCCGTAAGCTGCATCGCCGGCTGAACGCCACCTCCGTCTTCGTCACCCACGACCAGGTCGAGGCGATGACGCTGGCCGACCGGCTGGTGATCATGAACGGCGGAAAGGTCGAGCAGGTCGGCACGCCAGGTGAGATCTACACCCGGCCGGCCAGCCGCTTTGTTGCCACCTTCGTCGGTGCACCGGCGATGAACATTCTCGAAGGCACGGTCGATCTCGACGGGCTGTCGCTGCTCGGCGGCAGCCGGCGGCTGGCGATGACACGCACCGGCCTGCCGGTCGGCACGAAGGTCGCGATGGGCATCCGGCCGGAAGCCGTCCGGCTGGCGGCGCCCGGCACGACAGGCGCGATCGACGCCACCGTCGACCTGGTCGAGGAACTGGGTGCGGGGCGGGTCATCTATGTCGATCTCGACGGCGCGCCGTTTTCGGTGATGACGTCCGAGGCCATCCACCCAGAGCCCGGCAGTACGGTCGGCCTGAAGATCTCGCCGGAGGACATGCATTTCTTCTCGTCGGAGACGGGAAGCCGCCTCGATGTCTTCAAGGCGTCCGTTCCCGAGCCGGCGCTCTGA
- a CDS encoding ABC transporter ATP-binding protein has protein sequence MSFLEISALTKHYGPVAALAGVDLSVASGSRTAIVGPSGCGKTTLLRLIAGFEAPDQGRIVLDGEVLAKDGVAVPAHRRGIGVVAQDGALFPHLTISDNIGFGMDRSEDKRAERIVELAYIVGLDKAVLKRRPHELSGGQQQRVALARAMAMKPRLMLLDEPFSALDTGLRASMRKAVAELLEAAGITTILVTHDQAEALSFAAQVAVMRDGKFSQVGTPRDLYLKPKDRMIAEFLGDAIILPAKIAGGFANSPLGRIAVDTNDSRDIARIMLRPEQIALKRTSREGMSGTTDMLFGQVTESEFAGSTCTIAVRLLNNADPPDAAAIGNTPLILRKSGMDAPAVGEIVRLTVSGKAHVFA, from the coding sequence ATGAGCTTTCTCGAAATCAGCGCTCTCACCAAGCATTACGGCCCGGTCGCAGCCCTTGCCGGCGTCGACCTCAGTGTCGCCAGCGGCAGCCGGACCGCAATCGTCGGACCCTCCGGCTGCGGCAAGACCACCTTGCTGCGGCTGATCGCCGGCTTCGAGGCCCCGGACCAGGGCCGCATCGTGCTCGACGGCGAGGTCCTGGCCAAGGACGGCGTCGCTGTCCCGGCACATCGCCGCGGCATCGGCGTGGTGGCGCAGGACGGCGCCCTGTTCCCGCATCTGACCATATCGGACAATATCGGTTTCGGCATGGACCGGAGCGAGGATAAGCGTGCCGAGCGCATCGTCGAACTCGCCTATATCGTCGGGCTGGACAAGGCGGTCCTCAAGCGCCGCCCGCACGAACTCTCCGGCGGCCAGCAGCAGCGCGTGGCGCTCGCCCGCGCCATGGCGATGAAGCCGCGGCTGATGCTGCTCGACGAGCCGTTCTCGGCCCTGGACACTGGCCTGCGCGCCTCGATGCGCAAGGCGGTCGCCGAACTGCTGGAGGCGGCCGGCATCACCACCATCCTGGTGACGCACGACCAGGCCGAGGCGCTGTCCTTCGCTGCCCAGGTGGCGGTGATGCGCGACGGCAAGTTCTCGCAGGTCGGCACCCCGCGCGATCTCTACCTCAAGCCGAAAGACAGGATGATCGCCGAGTTCCTCGGCGACGCCATCATCCTGCCGGCGAAGATAGCGGGTGGTTTCGCCAACTCGCCGCTCGGCCGCATCGCCGTCGATACCAATGACAGCCGCGATATCGCCCGCATCATGCTGCGGCCGGAGCAGATTGCCCTCAAGAGAACATCGCGCGAAGGCATGTCGGGCACCACTGACATGTTGTTCGGCCAAGTGACGGAATCGGAATTCGCCGGCTCGACATGCACGATCGCGGTGAGGCTCTTGAACAATGCCGATCCGCCGGATGCCGCCGCGATCGGCAACACACCGCTGATCCTGCGCAAATCCGGCATGGACGCGCCGGCGGTCGGTGAGATCGTGCGGCTCACCGTGTCGGGAAAGGCGCATGTGTTCGCCTGA
- a CDS encoding iron ABC transporter permease, whose amino-acid sequence MKMRRRRRRAAPWLVTAAVLVSLLALVPLAFIIWIAVQTGWETVSALVFRPRVGELLVNTTLLVLLAVPIAIVLSVALAWLTERSDLPGARLWAWLCVAPLAIPAFVHSYAWITMVPGLHGLWAGVLVSVIAYFPFLYLPISAALRRLDPALEDAAAALGLGPWRVFWRVVVPQLRLAICGGSLLVGLHLLAEYGLYVFIRFDTFTTAIVDQFQSTFNGPAANMLAGVLVTCCFVLLGLEVLVRGEERYARVGSGAARYQQRTRLGRATIPSLLLLVVTTLLALGVPFVTIGRWLVAGGADVWRLDEIGLALGQTLFLALAGALLATAAAMPMAWISIRAPGPLQRVLEGCNYIVGSLPGVVIALALVTITVRIALPLYQTLFTILVAYALMFLPRALVSLRASIAQAPVELERAASSLGRRPLNALWSTTIRLSAPGAAAGMALVALGIMNELTATQMLAPNGTRTLAMAFWSYSGEIDYASAAPYAFIMVAMSLPLTWLLYVQSKRMAGR is encoded by the coding sequence ATGAAGATGCGTCGAAGGCGGCGGCGGGCCGCACCCTGGCTTGTCACTGCCGCTGTGCTCGTCTCGCTGCTCGCCCTTGTGCCGCTCGCCTTCATCATCTGGATCGCGGTGCAGACAGGCTGGGAGACCGTTTCGGCGCTGGTCTTCCGGCCGCGCGTCGGCGAGCTGCTGGTCAATACGACGCTGCTGGTGCTGCTGGCCGTGCCGATCGCCATCGTGCTGTCTGTTGCGCTGGCCTGGCTGACCGAGCGCAGCGACCTGCCTGGCGCCAGGCTGTGGGCGTGGCTGTGCGTGGCGCCGCTCGCTATTCCCGCTTTCGTCCACTCCTATGCCTGGATCACCATGGTGCCCGGGCTGCACGGCCTGTGGGCCGGCGTGCTGGTGTCCGTGATCGCCTATTTCCCCTTCCTCTATCTGCCCATATCGGCGGCGCTGCGTCGCCTCGACCCGGCGCTGGAGGATGCCGCCGCCGCCCTTGGCCTTGGACCCTGGCGCGTCTTCTGGCGTGTCGTGGTGCCGCAGCTCAGGCTCGCCATCTGCGGCGGCTCGCTGCTGGTCGGACTGCATCTGCTGGCCGAATACGGCCTCTACGTCTTCATCCGCTTCGACACCTTCACCACGGCGATCGTCGACCAGTTCCAGTCGACCTTCAACGGACCGGCCGCCAACATGCTGGCCGGCGTCCTGGTGACCTGCTGCTTCGTGCTTCTGGGCCTCGAAGTGCTGGTGCGCGGCGAGGAGCGTTATGCCCGTGTCGGCTCCGGCGCGGCGCGCTACCAGCAACGCACCCGCCTCGGCCGTGCCACCATACCGAGCCTGCTCTTGCTTGTCGTCACCACACTGCTGGCGCTTGGCGTGCCGTTCGTCACCATCGGCCGCTGGCTCGTCGCCGGTGGCGCCGACGTCTGGCGTCTCGACGAGATTGGCCTGGCGCTCGGCCAGACGCTGTTCCTGGCGCTTGCCGGCGCCTTGCTTGCCACCGCCGCCGCCATGCCGATGGCCTGGATCTCGATCCGCGCGCCGGGGCCGTTGCAGCGCGTCCTGGAGGGTTGCAACTACATCGTCGGCTCGCTACCGGGTGTCGTCATCGCGCTGGCGCTGGTCACCATCACCGTGCGCATCGCCCTGCCCCTCTATCAGACGCTGTTCACAATCCTGGTCGCCTATGCACTCATGTTCCTGCCGCGTGCCCTGGTCAGCCTGCGCGCCTCGATCGCCCAGGCGCCGGTCGAACTCGAGCGCGCCGCGTCCAGCCTCGGCCGGCGTCCGCTCAACGCGCTGTGGTCGACGACCATCCGTCTGTCGGCGCCCGGTGCCGCGGCCGGCATGGCGCTGGTGGCGCTCGGCATCATGAACGAGCTGACCGCGACACAGATGCTGGCGCCGAACGGCACCCGCACACTGGCGATGGCGTTCTGGTCCTACAGCGGCGAGATCGATTATGCCTCGGCCGCCCCTTACGCCTTCATCATGGTGGCGATGTCGCTGCCCCTGACCTGGCTGCTCTATGTCCAGTCGAAACGGATGGCCGGACGATGA
- a CDS encoding iron ABC transporter substrate-binding protein — MKFTLSALAGATALAISLAAVPAMAEDAGIIVYNAQHESLAKEWAEGFTKETGIKVTLRNGGDSDFSNQIVAEGTASPADVFLTENSPAMVLVENAGLFAPVDADTLAQVPQDYQAASGKWVGVAARSTVFAYNTTKLKADQLPKSLLDLADPSWKGRWAASPSGADFQAIVSALLQLKGEAATADWLKAMKGNFTAYKGNSTVMKAVNAGEIEGGVIYHYYYFGDQAKTGENSKNVALHYFKNQDPGAFVSVSGGGVLASSKHPKEAQAFLKWVTGKGGQDVLKNGTSFEYAVGKGAESNPKLVQLVDLQAPKVDATKLNSKKVTDLMTAAGLL; from the coding sequence ATGAAATTCACCCTTTCCGCCCTTGCTGGTGCCACCGCACTTGCAATCAGCCTGGCCGCGGTTCCTGCGATGGCCGAGGATGCCGGCATCATCGTCTACAACGCCCAGCACGAAAGCCTGGCCAAGGAATGGGCCGAAGGGTTCACCAAGGAGACCGGCATCAAGGTCACGCTGCGCAATGGCGGCGACAGCGACTTCTCCAACCAGATCGTCGCCGAAGGGACCGCCTCGCCCGCCGACGTGTTCCTGACCGAGAACTCGCCCGCCATGGTGCTGGTCGAGAATGCCGGCCTGTTCGCGCCCGTCGATGCCGACACCCTTGCTCAGGTGCCGCAGGACTATCAGGCCGCCAGTGGCAAATGGGTGGGTGTGGCCGCGCGCAGCACCGTCTTTGCCTACAACACGACCAAGCTCAAGGCCGACCAGTTGCCCAAGTCGCTGCTTGATCTTGCCGATCCGAGCTGGAAGGGCCGCTGGGCCGCTTCGCCGTCGGGCGCTGATTTTCAGGCCATCGTCAGCGCGCTGCTGCAGCTCAAGGGTGAGGCCGCCACGGCGGACTGGTTGAAGGCGATGAAGGGGAACTTCACCGCCTACAAGGGCAACAGCACGGTGATGAAGGCGGTCAACGCCGGCGAGATCGAAGGCGGCGTGATCTACCATTATTACTACTTCGGCGATCAGGCCAAGACCGGCGAGAACAGCAAGAACGTCGCGCTGCACTATTTCAAGAACCAGGATCCGGGCGCTTTCGTCTCGGTCTCCGGTGGCGGTGTGCTCGCCTCGAGCAAGCATCCGAAGGAAGCCCAGGCCTTCCTGAAATGGGTGACCGGCAAGGGCGGCCAGGATGTGCTGAAGAACGGGACCTCCTTCGAATACGCGGTCGGCAAGGGTGCCGAGTCCAATCCGAAGCTGGTGCAGCTGGTTGATCTGCAGGCGCCGAAGGTCGACGCCACAAAGCTGAACTCCAAGAAGGTCACCGACCTGATGACCGCAGCCGGCTTGCTTTAG